Within Staphylococcus sp. NRL 16/872, the genomic segment TACGGGTTAAATTTATACGTTGATTTTAAATAGAAATTGCCACTTATTCTTCATCGAATGAACGAGAAGCAAGTTCTTTTTCATAAAGATATAAAGTGTTGCAATCGTCACCGATACGAGTTAAGTAGTCGATATGAGTTTCAAAAGTAGATTCCTCTTCAACTTGTTCATCTAAGAACCAATTTAAGAATGAAGTTGTTGCATAATCTTTATCTTTTTGAGCAATTTCAGATAAGTTATAGAAACGACGTGTTACATCTTGTTCTTGTGCTAAACCATCTTTGAAGGTTTCTAAGATTGATTTGAAATCAGTTTTTGGTGCAGGAATTTCTTTGAATTCTGCACGTTCTCCACGATCATTGATATAATCATAGATTTTTTTACCGTGGAAGCGTTCTTCTTTAGCTTGTTGGATATAGAAATTAGCAAAACCTTCATAAGATTTATCATCACAATAAGCTGCCATTGCCATATATGCGTGAGCTGCGTAGTATTCATGATTCATTTGGTCATTTAATGCTTCTAATAAGTCTTTACTTAACATAATTAAGTCACCTCAAATATAAAATTTAATCATCTCTGTTTGTTCTTTTTGAGTATAACAAATTTATTCTCATTAGTAAATAATAATTATTATAATCTAGAGTGTATATTATCATTTCTAATTGAGAATGTTTTTTGTTATACCCGTAACGTGTTATAATTATGCGAGTGAATTAAACAAGGAGGAAACTCATGAGACAATGGACTGCAACCCACTTAGCTAAATTGGCCCGTAGAGCAAGTATCGCAGCTGGTAAAAAGGGTACTGACTTACCTGGTCAAATTGCACGTAGAGTGGATCAAAATATATTACGTAAATTAGCCGCACAAGTAGATGATATCGTCTTCGTAAGTGGTACGAACGGAAAAACTACTACTTCTAACTTAATTGGTCATACCTTAAAAGCGAATAATATCGATATTGTTCATAATAACGAAGGTGCAAATATGGCGGCTGGTATTACGTCAGCATTTATTATGCAATCGACTAAAAATACAAAAGTAGCGGTAATTGAAATTGATGAAGGTTCTATTCCGCGTGTATTAAAAGAAGTTACACCAACGATGATGATTTTTACCAACTTTTTCCGAGATCAAATGGACCGTTTCGGTGAAATTGATATTATGGTTAATAATATAGCAAAA encodes:
- the ftnA gene encoding ferritin translates to MLSKDLLEALNDQMNHEYYAAHAYMAMAAYCDDKSYEGFANFYIQQAKEERFHGKKIYDYINDRGERAEFKEIPAPKTDFKSILETFKDGLAQEQDVTRRFYNLSEIAQKDKDYATTSFLNWFLDEQVEEESTFETHIDYLTRIGDDCNTLYLYEKELASRSFDEE